In the Streptomyces formicae genome, one interval contains:
- a CDS encoding NUDIX hydrolase: protein MATPDFITTLRADAGQQLLWLPGITAIVFDDEGRVLLGRRSDNGRWSVIGGIPDPGEQPAECAVREVFEETAVRCVVERVVLVQALKPVTYPNGDTCQYMDITLRCRAVGGEARVNDDESLEVAWFAVDALPRLHEFSEYRIKQALSDGPTWFEPAAAE, encoded by the coding sequence ATGGCTACTCCCGACTTCATCACGACGCTCCGGGCCGACGCGGGGCAGCAGTTGCTCTGGCTGCCCGGAATCACCGCCATCGTCTTCGACGACGAGGGAAGAGTGCTGCTCGGACGGCGTTCCGACAACGGCAGGTGGTCGGTGATCGGCGGGATCCCCGACCCGGGGGAGCAGCCCGCCGAATGCGCCGTGCGCGAGGTGTTCGAAGAGACCGCGGTGCGCTGCGTCGTGGAGCGGGTGGTCCTGGTGCAGGCGCTGAAGCCCGTCACCTACCCCAACGGCGACACCTGCCAGTACATGGACATCACCCTGCGCTGCCGTGCCGTCGGCGGCGAGGCGCGGGTCAACGACGACGAGTCGCTCGAAGTGGCGTGGTTCGCCGTGGACGCGCTGCCGCGGCTCCACGAGTTCTCGGAGTACCGGATCAAGCAGGCCCTGTCGGACGGGCCCACCTGGTTCGAGCCCGCCGCCGCGGAGTGA
- the lnt gene encoding apolipoprotein N-acyltransferase: MTATTTPVDEPGRLDPEPAQTSRAARVLRRLVPAAAAALSGVLLYASFPPRTLWWLSLPAFAVFAWSLRGRTWKAGLGLGYLFGLGFLLPLLVWTGVEVGPAPWLALAAIEALFVALVGAGIAVVSRLPGFPLWAAALWIAGEAARARVPFNGFPWGKVAFGQADGVFLPLAALGGTPVLGFAVVLCGFGLYEIVRRVLDARDADGVLDVRRVRRGATAAAVLSVLVPLAGAFAARPLVSDEAEDGTATVAAVQGNVPRAGLNFNAQRRAVLDHHVRETERLAAEVRAGKVKRPDFVLWPENSSDIDPFTNPDARAEIDRAVKAVGVPLSVGGVVETEDGKLFNEQILWDPEKGPTSTYDKRQIQPFGEYIPLRSFIGLLSSDIGKVRQDFSRGSEPGVFTMAGTKVGIATCYEAAFDWAVRDTVTHGAQLISVPSNNATFDRSEMTYQQLAMSRIRAVEHSRAVAVPVTSGVSAVIMPDGDVVAKTKWFTADTLVEDVPLRSSQTPATELGVLPEGILVLIAAGGLGWAVTSAARAKRSRQA, from the coding sequence GTGACCGCCACCACCACTCCCGTGGACGAGCCGGGCAGGCTCGACCCGGAGCCCGCACAAACCTCCCGTGCCGCGCGCGTTCTGCGTCGTCTCGTGCCCGCCGCCGCGGCGGCCCTCTCCGGAGTGCTGCTCTACGCAAGCTTCCCGCCCCGCACCCTGTGGTGGCTCTCCCTGCCCGCCTTCGCCGTGTTCGCGTGGTCCCTGCGCGGCCGCACCTGGAAGGCCGGACTCGGCCTCGGCTACCTCTTCGGTCTCGGCTTCCTGCTGCCGCTGCTCGTCTGGACCGGCGTCGAGGTCGGCCCGGCACCGTGGCTGGCGCTCGCCGCCATCGAGGCCCTCTTCGTCGCCCTGGTGGGCGCGGGCATCGCGGTCGTCTCCCGGCTGCCCGGCTTCCCGCTGTGGGCCGCGGCGCTGTGGATCGCGGGCGAGGCGGCACGCGCGCGCGTGCCCTTCAACGGATTCCCCTGGGGCAAGGTCGCCTTCGGCCAGGCCGACGGCGTCTTCCTGCCACTCGCGGCGCTCGGCGGCACCCCCGTGCTCGGCTTCGCGGTGGTGCTCTGCGGCTTCGGGCTCTACGAGATCGTGCGCCGGGTCCTCGACGCACGCGACGCCGACGGCGTCCTCGACGTACGCCGCGTTCGACGCGGTGCCACGGCCGCCGCCGTGCTCAGCGTGCTCGTCCCGCTCGCCGGTGCCTTCGCGGCCCGCCCGCTCGTCAGCGACGAGGCCGAGGACGGCACGGCGACCGTCGCCGCCGTCCAGGGCAACGTCCCGCGCGCGGGACTCAACTTCAACGCGCAGCGCCGCGCGGTCCTCGACCACCACGTGCGCGAGACCGAGCGCCTCGCGGCCGAGGTGAGGGCGGGCAAGGTCAAGCGCCCCGACTTCGTCCTGTGGCCGGAGAACTCCTCCGACATCGACCCGTTCACCAACCCCGACGCCCGCGCGGAGATCGACCGCGCGGTCAAGGCCGTCGGCGTGCCCCTCTCGGTGGGCGGCGTCGTCGAGACCGAGGACGGCAAGCTCTTCAACGAGCAGATCCTGTGGGACCCCGAGAAGGGGCCCACCTCGACGTACGACAAGCGCCAGATCCAGCCGTTCGGCGAGTACATCCCGCTCCGCTCCTTCATCGGACTGCTCAGCAGCGACATCGGCAAGGTGCGGCAGGACTTCAGCCGGGGCAGCGAGCCCGGCGTCTTCACCATGGCGGGCACCAAGGTGGGCATCGCCACCTGCTACGAGGCGGCCTTCGACTGGGCCGTGCGCGACACCGTCACGCACGGCGCGCAGCTGATCTCGGTGCCGAGCAACAACGCCACGTTCGACCGCAGCGAGATGACCTACCAGCAGCTCGCGATGTCCCGGATCCGCGCGGTCGAGCACAGCCGCGCCGTGGCGGTGCCGGTGACCAGCGGCGTCAGCGCCGTGATCATGCCGGACGGCGACGTGGTCGCGAAGACGAAGTGGTTCACGGCGGACACGCTCGTCGAGGACGTTCCGCTGCGCTCCTCGCAGACCCCCGCCACCGAGCTCGGCGTCCTGCCCGAGGGCATCCTCGTGCTGATCGCGGCCGGTGGGCTCGGCTGGGCGGTGACGTCGGCGGCGCGCGCCAAGAGGTCCCGGCAGGCGTAA
- a CDS encoding methyltransferase: MNDRLSTSWGAYDLTRFPADPKDQLRAWSAADAYLLRHLAGEEGAPAVDLSGTVVVVGDRWGALTTALAAHEPVQITDSFLAREATRANLARAGRTPDETRLLTTRDAPPAPGAEGGGVDVLLIRVPKSLALLEDQLHRIAPALHAGTVVIGTGMVTEIHTSTLELFERIVGPTKTSLARQKARLVFSTPDPARAAGPSPWPRTYTLPADSGAGAGLTVVNHAGIFCADRLDIGTRFFLGHLPRARAGAHVVDLGCGNGVLGTAASVAAPDATVTFIDESFQAVASAEATFRANAAEGAEAEFLAGDALAAVPPGTVDLVLNNPPFHSHQATTGATAWRMFSGARAALRPGGELWVVGNRHLGYHVKLRKLFGNAQVMASDPKFVVLRAVKGGGR; encoded by the coding sequence ATGAACGACCGTTTGAGCACGTCATGGGGCGCGTACGACCTCACCCGCTTTCCCGCGGACCCCAAGGACCAACTGCGCGCCTGGTCCGCCGCCGACGCCTATCTGCTGCGGCACCTCGCGGGCGAGGAGGGTGCGCCCGCCGTCGACCTCTCCGGGACGGTGGTCGTCGTCGGCGACCGGTGGGGAGCGCTGACCACCGCGCTCGCCGCGCACGAGCCCGTGCAGATCACCGACTCCTTCCTGGCCCGCGAGGCGACCCGGGCCAATCTGGCGAGGGCCGGTCGGACGCCGGACGAGACGCGGCTCCTGACCACCAGGGACGCCCCGCCCGCACCCGGCGCGGAGGGCGGCGGCGTCGACGTGCTGCTGATCCGCGTACCGAAGAGCCTCGCGCTCCTGGAGGACCAGCTGCACCGGATCGCGCCCGCCCTGCACGCGGGCACGGTCGTCATCGGCACCGGCATGGTCACCGAGATCCACACCTCGACGCTGGAACTGTTCGAGCGGATCGTCGGGCCGACGAAGACCTCGCTGGCCCGGCAGAAGGCGCGGCTCGTCTTCAGCACGCCGGATCCGGCGAGGGCGGCGGGGCCGAGCCCCTGGCCGCGCACGTACACGCTGCCCGCCGACTCCGGGGCGGGCGCGGGCCTGACCGTCGTCAACCACGCCGGGATCTTCTGCGCCGATCGCCTCGACATCGGCACCCGCTTCTTCCTGGGGCACCTGCCCCGTGCCCGCGCCGGTGCGCACGTCGTGGACCTCGGCTGCGGCAACGGCGTGCTCGGCACCGCCGCGTCCGTCGCCGCTCCCGATGCCACGGTCACCTTCATCGACGAGTCCTTCCAGGCCGTCGCGTCCGCCGAGGCCACCTTCCGGGCCAACGCCGCCGAGGGCGCCGAAGCGGAGTTCCTGGCCGGGGACGCGCTCGCCGCGGTGCCGCCGGGCACCGTGGACCTGGTCCTGAACAACCCGCCCTTCCACAGCCACCAGGCGACGACCGGCGCGACCGCGTGGCGGATGTTCAGCGGCGCCCGTGCGGCCCTGCGCCCCGGCGGCGAACTGTGGGTCGTGGGCAATCGCCATCTCGGCTATCACGTGAAGCTGCGCAAGCTCTTCGGGAACGCGCAGGTCATGGCGAGCGACCCGAAGTTCGTGGTGCTGCGGGCGGTGAAGGGCGGCGGACGGTAG
- a CDS encoding DUF4232 domain-containing protein, which produces MRAKCGAGRVLAMTAALLTATACGASDDARTSSEAPPTASGSPTRTPTPTPKPTPESTDPPTGVRPCTAALTRASVADDPEGDLMLTVTNTSGAPCTAYGAPRLTFGGSTSAVAPSRDTAPKAPVTIGPGGSAYAGILMAWEPDDFVTVDKGSLTFAADGEGHGTAGEPVTVALPGRTPYEELDAEVTYWQRTREEAHVDG; this is translated from the coding sequence ATGCGTGCGAAGTGTGGGGCGGGGCGGGTGCTGGCCATGACGGCGGCCCTGCTCACCGCGACGGCCTGCGGCGCGTCGGACGACGCGCGTACCTCGTCCGAGGCTCCCCCTACCGCGAGCGGTTCGCCGACGCGGACGCCGACACCGACGCCGAAACCGACACCGGAGAGCACCGATCCACCCACCGGCGTCCGCCCCTGCACCGCAGCCCTCACCAGGGCGAGCGTCGCCGACGACCCCGAAGGCGACCTGATGCTGACGGTTACCAATACGAGCGGAGCGCCCTGCACCGCCTACGGAGCGCCCCGTCTGACCTTCGGGGGCTCCACGTCGGCCGTCGCCCCCTCCCGTGACACCGCGCCGAAGGCTCCCGTGACCATCGGCCCCGGCGGTTCCGCCTACGCGGGCATCCTCATGGCCTGGGAGCCCGACGACTTCGTCACCGTCGACAAGGGGTCCCTCACCTTCGCCGCCGACGGCGAGGGGCACGGCACGGCGGGGGAGCCGGTGACCGTCGCGCTGCCGGGCAGGACGCCGTACGAGGAGCTCGACGCCGAGGTCACCTACTGGCAGCGGACCCGTGAGGAGGCCCACGTCGATGGGTGA